The proteins below come from a single candidate division KSB1 bacterium genomic window:
- a CDS encoding heavy metal translocating P-type ATPase: MQFLKVKTLDPVCGMEVSPASAAGFIPYQGESIYFCSQNCLEKFKSDPEAFTTTKVEQHEQVEHEHHQDTQKAMKGVTYTCPMDPEVEQNEPGSCPKCGMSLEPAIPVTQQTRIGYTCPMHPEVVQSKPGICPICGMALELKTVVLDEEENPELKDMSRRFWASFGLSIPVLFLAMSEVIPGKPVQNAFSANLLIWIQFILASPVVLWGGWPFFQRGWASVVNFSLNMFTLIAIGTGVAYIYSVVATLFPAIFPAAFRGAEGEVAVYFEAAAVITTLVLLGQVLELKARSRTNSAIKALLGLAPNTARIVRDNGVEEDIPLEHVQRGDKLRVRPGEKIPVDGIVVDGTSSVDESMVTGESIPVQKESGQNVIGGTVNGTGSFVMEAQRIGNDTLLAQIVHMVSEAQRSRAPIQGLADKVASYFVPAVVIISVLTAIIWSLLGPEPRMAYALVNAVAVLIIACPCALGLATPMSIMVGTGRGAMAGVLIKNAEVLETMEKVDTLVVDKTGTLTEGKPKLTSIESLQDYGDDEVLRLAACLELASEHPLAEAIVTGARKRGQELKPVENFDSITGKGVIGTIDGRSVAVGNRRLFEEMEIQLGDLTDRAEEMRRKGETVMFVAIDNKPAGLLGVSDPIKPSTPEAIQLLRKEGIKIVMLTGDNRTTAEFVAKTLGIDEVEAEVLPQMKNETVKQLQSEGRIVAMAGDGINDAPALAQAHVGIAMGSGTDVAIESAGLTLVKGDLRGIARARRLSRGTMRNIRQNLFWAFIYNSLGVPLAAGILYPFFGILLSPMIAAAAMSFSSISVIVNALRLRKLVL; the protein is encoded by the coding sequence ATGCAATTCTTAAAAGTTAAAACATTAGATCCGGTTTGCGGCATGGAAGTTTCTCCCGCATCCGCCGCAGGTTTCATTCCTTACCAAGGTGAATCCATCTATTTTTGCTCTCAAAACTGCCTGGAAAAATTCAAATCGGATCCGGAAGCATTCACCACAACCAAAGTTGAGCAACATGAACAGGTGGAGCATGAACATCATCAAGACACTCAAAAAGCAATGAAAGGCGTCACTTATACCTGCCCTATGGATCCTGAGGTGGAACAGAATGAACCCGGATCTTGTCCAAAATGTGGCATGTCCCTCGAACCCGCAATACCCGTAACACAGCAAACTAGAATAGGATATACGTGCCCCATGCACCCGGAGGTGGTACAATCCAAGCCCGGCATCTGTCCGATTTGCGGGATGGCTTTAGAACTCAAAACCGTGGTTTTGGATGAAGAGGAAAATCCGGAGCTAAAGGATATGAGCCGACGATTCTGGGCAAGCTTTGGGCTTTCGATCCCCGTGCTTTTTCTGGCTATGTCCGAAGTGATACCTGGCAAGCCGGTGCAAAACGCATTCTCTGCAAACCTTCTAATTTGGATTCAATTCATATTAGCATCGCCGGTGGTCCTCTGGGGAGGCTGGCCTTTTTTTCAACGCGGTTGGGCTTCTGTTGTTAATTTTAGTCTTAATATGTTTACCCTAATCGCAATTGGTACTGGAGTAGCCTACATCTATAGCGTGGTAGCAACGCTATTCCCGGCTATCTTCCCTGCCGCTTTCCGCGGCGCTGAAGGGGAAGTAGCGGTCTATTTTGAAGCGGCTGCTGTAATCACAACACTGGTTCTTCTCGGCCAGGTTTTGGAATTGAAGGCCAGAAGCCGTACCAACAGTGCAATAAAAGCCTTGCTGGGGCTGGCGCCCAATACTGCGAGAATTGTTCGGGATAACGGTGTTGAAGAGGACATTCCCCTGGAGCATGTTCAACGCGGCGACAAACTGCGCGTTCGGCCCGGTGAGAAAATTCCGGTTGATGGGATTGTAGTCGATGGAACCAGTTCCGTTGATGAATCCATGGTAACCGGTGAATCCATTCCAGTGCAAAAGGAATCCGGACAGAATGTGATTGGTGGGACGGTCAACGGGACAGGGAGCTTCGTGATGGAAGCACAACGAATCGGTAATGATACCCTATTGGCACAAATCGTGCATATGGTCAGTGAAGCGCAACGAAGCCGCGCCCCCATTCAGGGCTTAGCAGATAAGGTTGCTTCATACTTCGTGCCGGCAGTAGTAATTATTAGTGTCCTAACTGCAATTATATGGTCATTATTGGGCCCGGAACCGCGTATGGCTTACGCCCTGGTAAACGCAGTTGCTGTATTAATAATTGCCTGCCCTTGCGCATTGGGCCTGGCAACGCCAATGTCCATCATGGTTGGCACTGGGCGAGGTGCAATGGCAGGCGTCCTCATCAAAAATGCGGAAGTTTTGGAGACTATGGAAAAGGTGGACACTCTGGTAGTGGATAAAACCGGCACGCTTACTGAAGGAAAGCCAAAGCTTACCAGCATTGAAAGCTTGCAAGACTATGGAGATGATGAGGTCTTACGATTGGCAGCTTGCCTGGAACTAGCGAGCGAACATCCATTAGCCGAAGCAATTGTAACCGGCGCACGGAAACGAGGTCAAGAATTGAAACCGGTTGAAAATTTCGATTCCATCACCGGCAAAGGCGTTATCGGTACTATCGATGGCCGAAGTGTCGCTGTGGGTAATCGCAGACTTTTTGAAGAAATGGAAATCCAACTTGGCGATTTGACCGACAGGGCTGAGGAAATGCGTCGAAAAGGTGAAACCGTCATGTTCGTGGCAATCGATAACAAACCGGCCGGCTTGTTGGGTGTTTCGGATCCGATAAAACCATCCACACCGGAGGCAATTCAGTTATTACGCAAAGAGGGAATTAAAATCGTCATGTTGACAGGCGACAATCGTACGACTGCAGAATTTGTGGCAAAAACTCTGGGAATTGATGAAGTCGAAGCTGAAGTGCTTCCGCAAATGAAAAATGAAACGGTTAAACAACTGCAATCCGAAGGACGAATTGTTGCAATGGCTGGTGATGGTATTAATGATGCGCCAGCACTAGCCCAGGCACATGTGGGCATTGCCATGGGGTCTGGCACAGATGTAGCTATCGAAAGCGCTGGATTAACTCTCGTGAAGGGCGATCTGAGAGGAATCGCAAGGGCTCGGCGACTCAGTCGCGGAACGATGCGCAACATTCGTCAAAATCTCTTTTGGGCATTTATTTATAACTCTTTGGGTGTGCCCCTTGCAGCCGGTATTCTCTATCCGTTCTTCGGAATATTACTTAGCCCGATGATTGCTGCAGCAGCCATGAGTTTTAGCTCTATTTCCGTAATCGTCAATGCACTGAGACTTAGAAAATTGGTATTATAA
- a CDS encoding efflux RND transporter periplasmic adaptor subunit, whose translation MTETFENPEKARMPVWALILVPVLLAAAFYMGMKVGAGSNPAQSNGDNSANLEAHDAVDPGTISLTEQAKINIGLEIVVADLRNIEQVVRVPGTVRPHPNRVAFVNTRIEGRVENLLANMGDRVTKGQVLAEVQSRRYGNPIPLVSISAPISGTIVQRKVSMGASVDPSTPLFEIMDLAMVIVEGEVFEDYVPLLNMGQRVRIHLNAYPDEIFEGKIIFISSVLDPDIRAAQIWVHVDNKHGKLKPEMFGEVTIVVGSNPEAIAVPVDAVIEVGPDKFVFVENGEIYQKVDVVTGFRDDLYVEIIDGLFPGDAVVTQGNHQLLAVVTRPQAGGVQDESKPHAH comes from the coding sequence ATGACAGAAACTTTTGAAAATCCGGAGAAAGCTCGTATGCCTGTTTGGGCCCTTATTTTGGTGCCTGTTTTGCTGGCTGCTGCATTTTATATGGGTATGAAAGTCGGCGCTGGCAGTAACCCGGCTCAAAGTAACGGGGATAATTCGGCGAATCTGGAAGCCCATGACGCAGTAGATCCCGGTACCATAAGCTTAACGGAACAGGCAAAAATTAATATCGGTCTTGAGATTGTTGTGGCCGATTTGCGAAATATAGAGCAAGTTGTTCGCGTACCTGGCACCGTACGGCCACATCCCAATCGTGTGGCCTTTGTGAACACACGCATCGAGGGCCGGGTCGAAAACTTACTGGCCAATATGGGAGATCGAGTAACCAAGGGCCAGGTGTTAGCCGAAGTACAGAGTCGCCGCTACGGCAATCCCATTCCCCTGGTATCCATTTCAGCCCCGATATCCGGCACAATCGTGCAGCGCAAGGTTTCCATGGGAGCTTCCGTAGATCCTTCTACTCCGCTTTTTGAGATCATGGATCTTGCAATGGTTATCGTGGAAGGTGAGGTGTTTGAGGACTATGTGCCTTTATTAAATATGGGGCAGCGGGTGCGCATCCATCTAAATGCTTATCCGGATGAGATATTTGAAGGTAAAATCATTTTTATTAGTTCAGTCCTCGATCCGGATATACGGGCAGCTCAGATATGGGTGCATGTGGACAATAAGCATGGCAAGCTCAAGCCCGAGATGTTTGGCGAAGTGACCATCGTGGTGGGATCCAATCCCGAAGCTATTGCGGTGCCGGTGGATGCGGTGATTGAGGTCGGCCCTGATAAGTTTGTTTTTGTAGAGAACGGTGAAATTTACCAGAAAGTGGATGTGGTGACTGGATTTCGTGATGATTTGTACGTGGAGATTATAGATGGACTGTTTCCCGGAGATGCGGTCGTAACCCAGGGTAACCACCAGCTTTTAGCTGTGGTTACAAGGCCTCAAGCGGGCGGGGTACAAGATGAGAGTAAGCCCCACGCCCACTAA
- a CDS encoding DUF2231 domain-containing protein, protein MPTLPDWAPNIHPMLVHFPLALLFTAVLFDLLGVLFKKQVRLREIADFLFVVGAISAVFTYFSGKQASDIVTLPALANPTLNEHSDLALWTMLYFGIYAIARTFLILKKLHTKKIVSWILLLSGASGLYLLFETGEHGAELVFKYGVGVQALQSNEAAKDEIASEEVEAQKLDFSENGSWSWHPGPGAKKVLAEQFHWLTGAFENLSAEVISDSIRGDFLSLRPTGQPLLFVAGDSLESVQVDMLLNVDDFSGSIMLLHHVQDDSNYDFFSLQNGIVQLGRVSAGKTKVFDKGKTEANGWISLRVVGDGRHFRGYINNKERVTHGHANALPPGRVGIRVHGIGTLFLGKMSVQSLL, encoded by the coding sequence ATGCCAACATTACCGGATTGGGCGCCAAATATTCATCCCATGTTGGTTCATTTTCCGTTAGCCCTGTTGTTCACTGCTGTTCTTTTTGATCTGCTTGGCGTTTTATTTAAAAAGCAAGTCCGGCTGAGAGAAATTGCCGATTTTCTATTTGTGGTTGGCGCGATCAGCGCTGTTTTCACTTACTTTAGCGGCAAACAGGCAAGTGACATCGTTACGCTGCCAGCGTTAGCAAACCCGACCTTAAATGAACATTCGGATTTGGCATTGTGGACGATGTTGTATTTCGGGATTTATGCGATCGCCAGGACATTTCTAATCCTTAAGAAATTGCATACAAAAAAAATAGTTTCATGGATTTTATTGCTTAGTGGCGCTTCAGGCCTATATTTGTTATTTGAAACTGGCGAGCATGGCGCGGAATTGGTTTTTAAGTATGGCGTAGGGGTGCAAGCCTTGCAATCCAATGAGGCGGCTAAAGATGAAATAGCAAGCGAAGAAGTTGAGGCACAAAAATTGGACTTCTCCGAAAACGGCTCATGGAGTTGGCATCCCGGCCCGGGCGCTAAAAAAGTTCTTGCAGAGCAATTCCACTGGTTAACCGGCGCTTTTGAAAATTTAAGTGCAGAAGTTATTTCCGATTCAATTCGAGGGGATTTTCTTTCACTCAGGCCAACCGGACAACCTCTTTTATTTGTCGCCGGAGATTCACTCGAAAGCGTTCAGGTGGATATGTTGTTAAACGTAGACGATTTTTCCGGATCGATAATGCTGCTGCATCATGTTCAGGACGACTCTAATTATGATTTTTTCTCTTTACAAAATGGAATTGTCCAACTTGGCAGGGTCAGTGCTGGAAAGACTAAGGTTTTTGATAAAGGGAAAACAGAAGCAAATGGCTGGATTTCTCTTCGGGTAGTTGGTGACGGACGACATTTTCGCGGCTATATCAACAATAAAGAACGGGTCACCCATGGCCATGCAAATGCCCTACCGCCAGGCCGTGTTGGGATAAGAGTGCATGGGATTGGCACACTATTCTTGGGTAAAATGAGTGTCCAATCTTTACTCTGA
- a CDS encoding DedA family protein, whose product MTEYIFNFGYIGLLLFSFMAATIIPVSSETAVASALALDMQPVPVLLFATIGNCSAVLFNYWLGYKGEEKFLQRHLQKKAVAKAYSITKRWGKWALLLSWLPVIGDPITILAGVIKINLGLFIGVSFTLRFMRYVFILGLFEIF is encoded by the coding sequence ATGACCGAATACATCTTCAACTTTGGTTACATTGGATTATTATTATTCAGCTTTATGGCCGCTACAATAATTCCCGTAAGTTCCGAGACTGCAGTTGCAAGCGCACTTGCTTTGGATATGCAGCCAGTGCCAGTGTTGCTGTTTGCAACTATCGGCAATTGTTCGGCAGTTCTTTTTAATTATTGGCTGGGTTACAAAGGCGAAGAGAAATTTCTACAGCGTCACTTACAAAAAAAGGCCGTTGCCAAAGCCTATTCCATTACCAAACGCTGGGGAAAATGGGCATTGTTATTATCTTGGCTGCCGGTGATTGGCGACCCAATTACAATTTTGGCTGGCGTCATAAAAATCAATTTAGGCTTATTTATTGGGGTTAGTTTTACTTTACGTTTTATGAGGTATGTTTTTATTCTTGGGCTGTTTGAAATTTTTTAA
- a CDS encoding DUF302 domain-containing protein has protein sequence MSYYFSKTVNQSFDEAIENVTAALQEKGFGILTEIDVTETLKKKLDVDFYKYRILGACNPQFAYEALQIENKIGTMLPCNVIVQEFEDGKVDVTAIDPMASMQAVENSKLGEIVEEVRDLLKSIIANL, from the coding sequence ATGAGTTACTATTTTTCAAAAACAGTGAATCAGAGCTTCGATGAAGCAATAGAAAATGTTACAGCTGCCTTACAAGAAAAGGGTTTCGGGATTCTCACAGAGATTGACGTTACGGAGACCTTAAAAAAGAAGCTGGATGTGGACTTCTACAAATACCGCATATTAGGCGCCTGCAACCCACAGTTTGCCTACGAAGCGCTTCAGATAGAAAATAAAATCGGCACCATGCTTCCCTGTAACGTAATCGTACAGGAGTTTGAAGATGGCAAAGTCGATGTTACTGCTATCGATCCAATGGCTTCTATGCAGGCGGTGGAAAATTCTAAATTAGGTGAGATCGTAGAAGAGGTTCGAGATTTATTGAAATCTATAATTGCGAATCTATAA
- a CDS encoding TolC family protein: protein MKIKSTILWKLFLTLLLPLYIPAQAQERLGTVGNVSQLSVKQVIALAVKNNLELKTLREGLGIALGQLTGAKIFPSNPELEITYFNANPSERVGKTSEYSLSVSQEFEIGGQRGHRKQVAQSTIEKVEAEIGRAQWMLVGDVRETFYQVLLQQEKLDLAHRVISLTEDLVNRTSDKFNAGYAPQFEVNFAKLELQRTLREKARVINQLKIAKYRLNNLMGRPWETEFTSSEELAYQPVEVDVARLKAYAVINRRDLKSLQFEQEAAQSEINLARSLKIPNLRFSVLYNKEFDKNNFGAMISLPIKLFNRNQGDIAMSLASERTAEARYSFLKFLIEKEVASAYSEVLLASKEVQLLEEGMLETAEQNMDLVQEAYQRGEAEIIEVITAQRNLVDIQTAYLEALYSFNLAVVNLDKVLGGNLVDIRE, encoded by the coding sequence ATGAAAATAAAAAGCACGATCCTTTGGAAATTATTTTTGACTCTATTGTTACCACTTTACATTCCTGCACAGGCACAGGAAAGATTAGGTACAGTTGGTAATGTAAGTCAGCTTTCAGTTAAGCAGGTTATCGCTCTAGCTGTTAAAAATAACCTGGAGTTGAAAACCTTACGAGAAGGTCTGGGGATTGCTTTAGGACAGTTAACCGGGGCCAAGATATTTCCTAGCAATCCAGAACTTGAGATCACCTATTTTAATGCGAATCCATCGGAACGTGTCGGAAAAACTTCGGAGTATTCCTTGAGTGTGTCGCAAGAATTTGAGATTGGTGGTCAACGAGGACACCGTAAACAGGTAGCACAATCCACAATTGAGAAGGTCGAGGCGGAGATAGGTCGGGCACAATGGATGTTAGTGGGAGATGTCCGCGAGACTTTCTACCAGGTTCTCCTGCAACAAGAGAAATTGGATCTGGCACATCGGGTGATTTCACTTACCGAAGATCTGGTAAACCGAACAAGTGACAAATTTAATGCCGGGTACGCTCCGCAATTTGAGGTAAACTTCGCCAAACTTGAGCTACAAAGAACTCTCCGTGAGAAGGCCAGGGTGATAAACCAACTCAAGATCGCAAAGTATAGATTAAACAACTTAATGGGGCGCCCCTGGGAGACTGAGTTCACGTCTTCAGAAGAATTGGCCTACCAGCCTGTTGAGGTGGATGTAGCAAGATTGAAAGCCTATGCTGTAATAAATCGGCGTGATCTGAAGTCCCTGCAATTCGAGCAGGAGGCGGCGCAGAGCGAGATCAATTTGGCGCGTTCTCTGAAAATTCCCAACCTGAGATTTTCAGTTTTATATAATAAGGAGTTTGACAAAAACAATTTTGGCGCGATGATTTCCCTCCCTATCAAGCTATTCAACAGGAACCAGGGCGATATTGCAATGTCTTTAGCTAGCGAAAGAACAGCCGAAGCAAGATATTCTTTTCTGAAATTTCTGATTGAAAAGGAGGTTGCCTCAGCTTATTCCGAAGTGCTCCTGGCCTCTAAAGAGGTGCAGCTTCTGGAAGAAGGTATGCTGGAAACGGCTGAACAAAATATGGATTTGGTTCAAGAAGCCTACCAGCGGGGAGAGGCGGAAATTATCGAGGTCATCACAGCCCAGAGGAATTTGGTTGATATTCAGACAGCCTATCTGGAAGCCCTGTATAGTTTCAACCTGGCGGTCGTCAACCTGGATAAAGTCCTTGGTGGGAATCTGGTTGATATTCGAGAATAG
- a CDS encoding nuclear transport factor 2 family protein: MRLKNWLFVLIILAFSSAPVISNQSFSDEAEAVKQTLVNYAAAVQSKNMSEIEKYVVTTDAFTIFEGSHINWGWQDYRDNHIGPELKQFLEIKYSFSDIKVKVYGNAAYAIFETSIAVKMETRNFDGENLATAILIKMNENWKIQHMHTSRIPKKKP, encoded by the coding sequence ATGAGACTAAAAAATTGGTTATTTGTACTCATCATTTTGGCGTTTTCATCGGCTCCGGTTATTTCTAACCAATCTTTCTCCGATGAAGCAGAGGCAGTTAAACAGACTCTGGTCAATTATGCCGCAGCCGTCCAAAGTAAGAATATGAGCGAAATAGAGAAATATGTAGTTACTACAGATGCCTTTACAATATTTGAAGGGAGCCATATCAATTGGGGTTGGCAAGATTACCGCGATAATCATATCGGCCCGGAACTCAAACAATTTCTGGAAATAAAATACAGTTTCAGTGATATTAAAGTCAAAGTGTACGGAAACGCAGCTTATGCTATTTTCGAAACATCAATTGCGGTGAAAATGGAAACTCGAAATTTCGATGGTGAAAACCTGGCGACAGCAATATTAATTAAAATGAATGAAAATTGGAAAATTCAACATATGCACACATCAAGAATTCCAAAGAAGAAACCCTGA